From a region of the Triticum aestivum cultivar Chinese Spring chromosome 7D, IWGSC CS RefSeq v2.1, whole genome shotgun sequence genome:
- the LOC123170323 gene encoding uncharacterized protein: MKRKGGDGGGTDMVFGMNDARTKASGRTEVEDLCSKLTSLLPQDYRLDASQGPPDIPSQLMQATAYIEDLYERVERLRQMRDDKTQRRSCRVPNTQGTARDVTVQLGGAAHFDVSFTTSPAERLEMHRVIRLIEQDGRMEVVEASWCFVDGGKVFCTIKCMAVSSEAVLDASMAATRLGRLLTDSLGGHGV, encoded by the exons ATGAAGAGGAAGGGAGGAGACGGAGGGGGGACGGACATGGTGTTCGGCATGAACGATGCGCGGACGAAGGCGAGTGGGAGGACGGAGGTGGAAGATCTGTGCTCCAAGCTGACGTCTCTGCTCCCCCAAGACTATCGGCTGGACGCCTCACAG GGTCCGCCGGACATCCCGAGCCAACTGATGCAGGCCACCGCCTACATCGAAGATCTATACGAGAGAGTCGAAAGGCTAAGGCAGATGAGAGATGACAAAACCCAAAGGCGCAGCTGCAGGGTCCCAAACACACAAGGGACAGCTCGGGATGTCACGGTGCAGCTCGGCGGGGCGGCGCATTTCGACGTGAGCTTCACGACGAGCCCCGCGGAGAGACTCGAGATGCACAGGGTGATCCGCCTCATCGAGCAGGATGGACGCATGGAGGTCGTCGAGGCGAGCTGGTGCTTTGTCGACGGTGGCAAGGTTTTCTGCACGATCAAGTGCATG GCAGTGAGCTCTGAGGCTGTCTTGGATGCGTCCATGGCGGCGACAAGGCTCGGAAGGTTGCTGACGGACTCACTTGGTGGCCATGGTGTCTAA